A genomic segment from Alteribacillus bidgolensis encodes:
- the pgeF gene encoding peptidoglycan editing factor PgeF, whose amino-acid sequence MMEKDPFSKKSERILSVNSKPFKREPSLLAGITTRKGGEGVKPFDSLNTAFHVGDEPQTVIANRKNIGKELGFPLSSWTASEQVHGNEIIKIRGEDKGKGALSRQSAAGEADGMYTNEKGLLLVSFYADCVPLIFFAPAAEFVGLAHAGWKGTALNIGGKFVNTWVQTEKINIEDIYVVIGPSISQEAYEVDDKVISQLEKLIPSYKPVPWYSTQKGRFQLDMKEMNKVLLEVAGLPSENIFVSSYCTYSEKELFFSHRRDGGGTGRMMSFIGLKENK is encoded by the coding sequence ATGATGGAAAAAGATCCTTTTTCTAAAAAAAGTGAAAGAATTCTTAGCGTAAACAGTAAACCATTTAAAAGAGAACCTTCTCTTCTAGCTGGAATAACAACAAGAAAAGGCGGCGAAGGGGTTAAGCCGTTTGATTCGTTAAATACCGCTTTTCATGTTGGAGATGAACCGCAAACTGTTATAGCAAACAGAAAGAATATTGGAAAAGAATTAGGTTTTCCACTTTCAAGCTGGACTGCTTCAGAACAAGTACATGGCAATGAGATAATAAAGATCAGGGGTGAGGATAAAGGTAAAGGGGCGTTATCCCGGCAGTCTGCAGCTGGTGAGGCAGATGGGATGTATACAAACGAAAAAGGATTACTGCTTGTAAGTTTTTATGCTGATTGTGTGCCTTTAATCTTTTTTGCACCAGCTGCCGAATTTGTGGGACTTGCTCATGCTGGCTGGAAAGGAACCGCACTTAATATTGGCGGGAAGTTTGTAAACACATGGGTGCAAACCGAAAAAATAAATATAGAAGACATCTATGTTGTTATCGGTCCATCTATTTCTCAAGAGGCGTATGAAGTAGATGATAAAGTCATTTCTCAATTGGAAAAACTCATTCCATCCTACAAACCTGTCCCTTGGTATTCTACACAAAAAGGCCGGTTTCAGCTGGATATGAAAGAAATGAATAAAGTTTTATTAGAAGTTGCCGGTCTTCCTTCAGAAAACATTTTTGTAAGCAGCTATTGTACATATAGCGAAAAAGAATTATTTTTCTCTCATCGAAGAGATGGCGGAGGAACCGGCCGAATGATGTCTTTCATAGGATTAAAGGAAAATAAGTAG
- a CDS encoding YlmC/YmxH family sporulation protein: protein MRISELQAKDIVNMHTGKRLGHAGDVDINVETGQVDAIIVGGSAKMMTLFNRDNEFVVPWTQIVKIGSDVILVNLYEGEAE from the coding sequence ATGAGAATTTCAGAATTACAAGCAAAAGATATAGTGAATATGCATACAGGCAAAAGGCTCGGTCATGCAGGAGATGTCGATATAAATGTTGAAACTGGTCAAGTAGATGCGATCATTGTAGGCGGATCTGCGAAAATGATGACGCTTTTTAACCGTGATAATGAATTTGTCGTTCCTTGGACACAGATTGTCAAAATTGGTTCTGATGTTATTTTGGTAAATTTATATGAAGGAGAGGCAGAATAA
- the sigG gene encoding RNA polymerase sporulation sigma factor SigG translates to MARSKVEICGVDTSKLPVLKNKEMRALFRQMQQGDEQAREELVNGNLRLVLSVIQRFNNRGEHMDDLFQVGCIGLMKSIDNFDLSQNVRFSTYAVPMIIGEVRRYLRDNNPIRVSRSLRDTAYKALQVRDQLMAERAREEEPTVQEIAAKLEMPKEEVVFALDAIQDPVSLFEPIYNDGGDPIYVMDQISDDKEQDKKWLEHLALKEAMVQLTAREKMILSMRFFQGKTQMEVADEIGISQAQVSRLEKAAIKQMNRSASI, encoded by the coding sequence GTGGCACGTAGCAAGGTGGAGATATGTGGTGTTGATACTTCTAAACTTCCCGTTCTAAAAAATAAAGAGATGAGAGCACTTTTCAGGCAAATGCAGCAAGGAGATGAACAAGCTCGAGAAGAATTAGTAAATGGTAATCTTCGTCTTGTTCTTAGTGTCATTCAACGATTTAACAACCGTGGAGAACATATGGATGATTTGTTTCAGGTTGGCTGCATTGGACTAATGAAATCCATTGATAACTTTGACCTTTCTCAAAATGTAAGATTTTCGACGTACGCTGTTCCTATGATAATAGGGGAAGTAAGACGTTATCTTCGTGATAATAATCCCATTAGAGTATCAAGATCCTTGCGGGATACAGCTTACAAAGCCCTTCAAGTTCGTGATCAGTTGATGGCTGAAAGAGCACGCGAAGAAGAGCCGACCGTACAAGAGATTGCAGCGAAACTGGAAATGCCTAAAGAAGAAGTCGTTTTTGCACTGGATGCTATACAGGATCCTGTCTCTTTATTTGAGCCCATTTACAATGACGGCGGAGATCCGATTTATGTAATGGATCAAATTAGTGATGATAAAGAGCAAGATAAAAAATGGCTGGAGCATCTTGCATTGAAAGAAGCAATGGTGCAGTTGACAGCAAGAGAAAAAATGATATTAAGTATGAGGTTTTTCCAAGGAAAAACACAAATGGAAGTCGCAGATGAAATTGGTATATCACAAGCTCAGGTTTCAAGACTTGAAAAAGCAGCTATTAAACAAATGAACCGCTCAGCAAGCATTTAA
- the sigE gene encoding RNA polymerase sporulation sigma factor SigE: protein MRLLKLKFKLLWYRLLQKIGLKPDELYYIGGSEALPPPLSKEEEAHLISLLPKDDEAARSVLIERNLRLVVYIARKFENTGINIEDLISIGTIGLIKAVNTFNPEKKIKLATYASRCIENEILMHLRRTNKLRSEISFDEPLNIDWDGNELLLSDILGTEEDIITKGIEDKVDRRLLRRALSTLNPREKQIMEMRFGLAGKPEKTQKDVADLLGISQSYISRLEKRIIKRLRKEFNKMV, encoded by the coding sequence ATACGTTTGCTGAAACTAAAGTTTAAACTATTATGGTACAGGCTGCTGCAAAAGATTGGTTTAAAACCGGACGAACTATATTATATTGGGGGCAGTGAAGCTCTACCGCCGCCTCTTTCCAAAGAAGAAGAGGCCCATTTAATCAGTTTGCTTCCTAAAGATGATGAAGCTGCCAGGTCGGTTTTAATTGAACGTAACTTGCGATTAGTTGTGTATATTGCCCGTAAATTTGAAAACACTGGTATAAACATTGAAGATCTAATTAGTATCGGCACGATTGGGCTTATTAAAGCTGTAAACACTTTTAATCCAGAAAAAAAAATAAAGCTTGCTACGTACGCATCCCGCTGTATTGAAAATGAAATTCTAATGCATTTGCGCCGTACGAACAAATTACGTTCGGAAATATCTTTTGATGAACCGCTTAACATTGACTGGGACGGTAATGAACTGCTTCTTTCTGATATTCTTGGTACAGAAGAAGATATTATTACAAAGGGCATTGAAGATAAAGTAGACCGCAGGCTTCTAAGAAGAGCTCTCAGCACCTTAAATCCACGGGAGAAACAAATCATGGAAATGCGTTTCGGGCTGGCGGGAAAACCAGAAAAAACACAAAAAGATGTTGCTGATTTATTAGGCATTTCGCAATCATATATTTCTCGTTTAGAAAAAAGAATAATCAAAAGATTACGAAAAGAATTTAATAAAATGGTGTGA
- a CDS encoding sigma-E processing peptidase SpoIIGA produces MLFGLNVIIHLVLFTGTARLIKRKLSLKRLFIVSVIGSCSIFIVLTPFELWLVHPLGKVLLSIILVSAAFGFPSLFAFLQSLFMFYVMSFLAAGTITAIETMRFSLQHREGFLSEYAASMYSSFSIILIVFSVPVLWLTFKWTDNTTTARKMQWSKLATVTIKVENTTWKGEALIDTGNQLKDPVTRSPVMVMQISLLQKELPEEQFKQLQNMLHHKRIEDLEYVTWWEGRWRLVPYRTAGQNMQMMFALKPDLVTVQYEERQIDFDTILVGLESQSLSSNEDFQMIFPSDPLQASAHESA; encoded by the coding sequence TTGTTATTTGGATTAAATGTCATCATTCATCTTGTGTTATTCACTGGGACTGCGCGGTTGATCAAACGAAAACTCTCATTAAAACGTCTGTTTATCGTTTCTGTCATCGGATCCTGCAGTATTTTTATTGTACTTACTCCATTTGAGCTATGGCTGGTGCATCCGTTAGGCAAGGTTTTGTTATCTATTATTTTAGTCTCCGCTGCGTTTGGTTTTCCGTCTCTTTTCGCCTTTTTGCAAAGTTTATTTATGTTTTACGTTATGAGCTTCTTAGCAGCCGGGACAATTACAGCTATAGAAACCATGCGTTTTTCTTTGCAGCATAGAGAAGGATTTTTATCTGAGTATGCTGCTTCGATGTACAGCAGTTTTTCCATAATACTTATTGTGTTTTCGGTCCCTGTTTTGTGGTTGACATTTAAATGGACAGACAACACGACAACAGCTAGAAAAATGCAATGGTCTAAGTTAGCGACAGTGACAATTAAAGTAGAAAATACAACTTGGAAAGGCGAAGCTTTAATTGATACGGGCAATCAATTAAAGGATCCGGTCACTCGGTCGCCAGTTATGGTGATGCAAATTTCTTTATTGCAAAAAGAACTGCCTGAAGAACAGTTTAAACAGCTGCAGAATATGCTTCACCATAAACGGATCGAAGATTTAGAATACGTAACCTGGTGGGAAGGGAGGTGGAGGCTGGTTCCTTATAGAACAGCAGGGCAAAATATGCAAATGATGTTTGCATTGAAACCAGATTTGGTTACGGTTCAATATGAAGAAAGACAAATTGATTTTGATACGATATTAGTCGGTCTAGAGTCGCAGTCATTATCTTCAAATGAAGATTTTCAAATGATATTTCCTTCTGATCCTCTGCAGGCTTCTGCACATGAAAGTGCGTAA
- the ftsZ gene encoding cell division protein FtsZ, translating to MLEFEMDMEQLAQIKVIGVGGGGSNAVNRMIENGLQGVEFIAVNTDAQALQLSEAETKLQLGGKLTRGLGAGANPEIGKKAAEESKEQIEEALTGADMVFITAGMGGGTGTGAAPVIAEVAKEIGALTVGVVTRPFTFEGRKRSGQASTGITALKEKVDTLIVIPNDRLLEIVDKNTPMLEAFREADNVLRQGVQGISDLIAVPGLINLDFADVKTIMSEKGSALMGIGIATGENRAAEAAKKAISSPLLETSVDGAQGVLMNITGGTNLSLFEVHEAAEIVSDASDHEVNMIFGSVINENLNDEIVVTVIATGFEDNEEKQEKQTQRQSSLQQRRSQPAAGVTPRMNAQQQERPPQQEEVNEPVKEQQPQEETETLDIPTFLRNRRRRK from the coding sequence ATGTTGGAATTTGAGATGGATATGGAACAACTAGCCCAAATTAAAGTAATAGGTGTTGGCGGCGGCGGCTCCAACGCTGTAAATCGAATGATTGAAAATGGTCTTCAGGGAGTAGAGTTTATTGCGGTAAATACCGACGCCCAAGCTCTCCAATTATCAGAAGCTGAAACCAAACTTCAGCTTGGCGGTAAACTAACGCGAGGTCTTGGTGCCGGCGCTAACCCTGAAATTGGAAAGAAAGCAGCAGAAGAAAGCAAAGAACAGATTGAAGAAGCTCTAACGGGAGCAGATATGGTATTTATAACGGCTGGTATGGGAGGCGGAACCGGTACAGGTGCAGCGCCTGTTATTGCTGAAGTAGCAAAAGAAATTGGCGCATTAACGGTTGGTGTTGTAACCAGGCCGTTTACCTTTGAAGGCCGGAAACGTTCCGGACAGGCTTCCACTGGCATTACAGCCTTAAAAGAAAAAGTAGACACGTTAATTGTTATTCCTAATGATCGATTACTAGAAATAGTAGACAAAAATACTCCAATGCTTGAAGCGTTCCGCGAAGCGGATAACGTGCTCCGTCAAGGTGTGCAAGGTATATCAGACTTAATTGCAGTACCGGGTCTTATTAATCTTGATTTTGCTGATGTGAAAACCATTATGAGTGAAAAAGGTTCGGCGTTAATGGGAATTGGTATAGCTACAGGTGAAAACAGAGCAGCAGAAGCCGCTAAAAAAGCGATATCAAGCCCTCTTCTAGAAACGTCAGTGGACGGTGCACAAGGAGTCTTGATGAATATCACAGGCGGAACGAATCTCAGCTTATTTGAGGTGCATGAAGCAGCAGAGATTGTTTCAGATGCATCTGATCATGAAGTGAATATGATTTTTGGTTCTGTTATTAATGAAAATTTAAATGATGAAATTGTGGTCACTGTCATTGCAACCGGATTTGAAGATAATGAAGAAAAACAGGAAAAACAAACGCAGCGGCAGTCAAGTCTACAGCAAAGACGAAGCCAGCCTGCTGCAGGAGTAACACCGCGCATGAATGCTCAGCAGCAAGAACGCCCGCCACAACAAGAAGAAGTCAATGAACCTGTAAAAGAGCAGCAGCCGCAAGAAGAAACAGAAACATTAGATATACCAACATTTCTGCGCAACCGCCGCAGAAGAAAATAA
- the ftsA gene encoding cell division protein FtsA, whose translation MNNEDIYVSLDIGTSGVRVIIGEMSGGSLKVIGVGNAPSTGLKKGAIVDIDETVRSIQQAVDQAERMVGLQVDQVIVGVNGNHIDMQACSGVVAVSSPDREIRNDDIERVMDAAQVLSIPPEREVIDVIPTQFIVDGLEGINDPRGMLGVRLELEGIIITGAKTALHNLLRCVEKAGLEVADICLQPLAAGTVALSKDEKSLGVALVDVGGGSTTISVFQNGMMQAMSVLAIGGDHITNDISVGLRTTTEEAERVKKEQGHAFIDEASDEVTFEMKTIGNENTEEYSQYEIAHIIEPRLEEILELVDDEVYKMGFSDLPGGYILTGGSVMVPGALELARDVLRHNVRMAVPDYIGVREPVYTTGIGLIEFAHRNVKMQGKETAASVSSTKNNEPEESTNQQKAPKQEKNPDDPGMKNKVKNFFKVFFE comes from the coding sequence ATGAACAACGAAGATATCTATGTCAGCCTTGATATCGGTACGTCCGGCGTTCGAGTTATAATAGGAGAAATGTCCGGAGGCTCCTTAAAAGTGATAGGAGTAGGCAATGCTCCTTCCACCGGATTAAAAAAAGGAGCTATTGTTGATATCGATGAAACAGTAAGGTCAATCCAACAGGCTGTCGATCAAGCAGAACGTATGGTAGGACTTCAGGTGGATCAAGTAATTGTGGGAGTGAATGGCAATCATATTGATATGCAGGCATGCAGTGGAGTAGTTGCCGTTTCGAGCCCTGACCGAGAAATCAGAAATGATGATATTGAGCGCGTAATGGATGCAGCTCAAGTATTGTCGATCCCGCCTGAACGAGAAGTCATTGATGTTATTCCAACACAGTTTATTGTAGATGGTCTAGAAGGAATCAATGATCCGCGGGGAATGCTTGGAGTCCGCCTTGAATTAGAGGGAATAATTATTACAGGAGCTAAAACAGCATTACATAATTTGCTTCGATGCGTAGAAAAAGCTGGACTAGAAGTTGCTGATATTTGTTTGCAGCCCCTTGCTGCAGGCACTGTAGCTCTATCTAAAGATGAAAAGTCTTTAGGAGTAGCACTTGTGGATGTTGGCGGAGGCTCTACGACCATCTCTGTTTTCCAAAACGGAATGATGCAGGCTATGTCCGTATTAGCAATCGGCGGAGATCATATTACTAACGATATCTCTGTTGGACTTCGCACGACCACAGAAGAAGCGGAGAGAGTAAAAAAAGAACAAGGACATGCCTTTATTGATGAGGCCTCTGATGAAGTTACTTTCGAAATGAAAACAATTGGCAATGAAAATACGGAAGAATACTCTCAATATGAAATAGCTCATATCATCGAGCCGCGTTTAGAGGAAATATTAGAACTGGTTGATGATGAAGTATATAAAATGGGTTTTTCTGATCTTCCTGGAGGTTATATACTCACGGGAGGATCTGTCATGGTACCGGGAGCACTTGAACTTGCTAGGGACGTATTGCGCCATAATGTCCGAATGGCTGTTCCTGACTATATCGGAGTTAGAGAGCCTGTTTATACAACAGGAATCGGTCTGATTGAATTTGCTCACCGAAATGTTAAAATGCAGGGTAAGGAGACAGCTGCTTCGGTTTCTTCTACTAAGAACAATGAACCAGAAGAGAGCACGAATCAGCAAAAAGCACCAAAACAAGAAAAAAATCCTGATGACCCTGGAATGAAAAATAAGGTGAAAAATTTCTTTAAAGTATTCTTTGAATAA
- a CDS encoding small basic family protein — protein MWLPVVGVFLGVVIGLLTGVHIPAGYSVYITIAILAVLDTLVGGCKASLEKEFEDSLFISGLIINLFFALSLAFLGDQLGVDLYLAAVFAFGVRLFRNIAIMRRELLKQWKIK, from the coding sequence ATGTGGCTGCCAGTCGTCGGTGTGTTTCTAGGAGTCGTGATTGGATTATTGACAGGTGTTCACATTCCTGCTGGATATTCAGTTTATATCACCATAGCCATTTTAGCAGTTTTAGATACATTGGTTGGCGGGTGTAAAGCCAGTTTGGAAAAAGAATTTGAAGATTCCTTATTCATTTCTGGTTTAATTATAAATCTTTTTTTTGCTTTAAGTTTAGCTTTTCTGGGGGACCAACTTGGTGTAGACTTATACTTAGCAGCAGTTTTTGCTTTTGGTGTAAGGCTTTTTCGAAATATTGCTATAATGAGACGAGAGCTTTTAAAACAGTGGAAGATAAAATAA
- a CDS encoding DUF881 domain-containing protein: protein MGFIIKAILLVVSVGVGFAAVTQLQNISPTNAADNSRDILELRQTLREEQEHRQELYERIRENERLLEEYKAEQKNSREFAMKEAVANLEEKAGLTEVSGPGITIELKKAGATHANTSSSEVSLTPVLLRRLVNELYSFGAKEISIEGERILETTAFRDIGGAAHINGNRLPALPVQIKIIADDPEQVHNQFIVSESAEYFSFENVEPVSTVKDEVTIPAYDEIRRVRHMEAVEED, encoded by the coding sequence ATGGGTTTCATAATAAAAGCAATCCTTCTTGTTGTGAGTGTTGGAGTTGGTTTTGCCGCTGTAACTCAGCTGCAAAATATCTCTCCAACGAATGCAGCAGACAACAGCAGGGATATTCTAGAGCTGCGGCAGACCCTTCGAGAAGAACAAGAGCATAGGCAGGAGTTATATGAAAGAATAAGAGAAAATGAACGTTTACTTGAAGAATATAAAGCTGAACAGAAAAACAGCAGAGAGTTTGCAATGAAAGAAGCCGTAGCTAATCTTGAAGAAAAAGCAGGTCTTACAGAAGTGAGCGGGCCAGGCATCACCATAGAATTGAAGAAAGCAGGTGCAACTCATGCTAATACAAGCAGCAGTGAAGTGAGTTTAACACCTGTACTACTTCGCCGTCTTGTGAATGAACTATATAGTTTCGGAGCGAAAGAAATTTCCATTGAAGGAGAAAGAATTTTGGAAACGACTGCTTTCCGTGACATTGGAGGGGCAGCTCACATTAATGGAAATAGACTGCCGGCATTGCCTGTCCAAATAAAAATAATTGCTGATGACCCAGAACAAGTTCATAACCAATTTATTGTTTCAGAGTCGGCGGAATATTTTTCATTTGAAAATGTGGAGCCCGTCTCAACAGTGAAAGACGAAGTAACCATTCCTGCTTATGATGAAATACGAAGAGTGCGTCATATGGAAGCAGTAGAGGAGGACTAG
- a CDS encoding DUF881 domain-containing protein, translating into MLKKSEVRMLTILFMVLGFLLTLSYQTAAEKNNIVEEGQALWEEDRLRNSVLEEQEQNKELEEEWRTLQGEVREIEEEIAGEEVSSFNLVEDLERLRMLTGEVPVKGPGIEVTLNDHTYVPDGSNPNDYIVHERHIQEVVDELVLADAEAISINGFRITRNSYIQCIGPVIKVDSSTSAAPFVIQAVGDPEQLEAALELSGGVKDKLVNENVEVRTQKQNQVMMEAVVGESE; encoded by the coding sequence ATGTTGAAGAAGAGTGAAGTCCGGATGCTCACTATATTATTTATGGTGCTAGGTTTTTTATTAACACTATCTTATCAAACGGCAGCGGAAAAAAATAATATAGTAGAAGAAGGACAAGCATTGTGGGAAGAAGACCGGCTGCGAAATTCCGTATTAGAAGAACAGGAACAAAACAAGGAATTAGAAGAAGAATGGCGTACTCTGCAAGGGGAAGTTCGGGAAATAGAAGAAGAGATTGCCGGGGAAGAAGTGTCTTCTTTTAATTTGGTAGAAGATCTAGAAAGACTGCGTATGCTAACGGGAGAAGTACCGGTAAAGGGGCCCGGAATAGAAGTAACACTTAATGATCATACATATGTGCCGGATGGCAGCAACCCTAATGATTACATAGTTCACGAGCGCCATATACAAGAAGTTGTAGATGAATTAGTGTTAGCAGATGCAGAAGCTATTTCTATTAATGGGTTTCGTATTACTCGAAATTCTTATATTCAATGTATCGGCCCTGTGATTAAAGTGGACAGCAGCACGTCTGCTGCTCCTTTTGTGATCCAGGCTGTAGGAGACCCTGAACAACTTGAAGCGGCACTGGAGTTATCTGGCGGAGTGAAGGACAAGCTTGTTAATGAGAATGTAGAAGTACGTACACAAAAACAAAATCAAGTGATGATGGAAGCCGTAGTAGGAGAGAGTGAATAA
- a CDS encoding cell division protein FtsQ/DivIB: MPDKKVVTIDDRIPALKEKRKKRSNRRLIIYLSIFFILILMVIYFQSPLSHVRNIQVDGNVHVDKEEIINASEIQEGISIWNIDTGKTAAKLKEFTEVEDAAVSRSFPSTIQIDIDEYKRMAYVETGDQYIPILKNGEVLHDNTTSVLPADAPVLQNFEEERLLKAFAQELSQLGEGILNRISEVSYVQEEDSGSLVLYMNDGIEVATTIHNFASYMSSYPSVAREISPNTPGVLHMKMSPYFESTEEETDETEESEGIEETEAESAGEEENVEEE, translated from the coding sequence ATGCCGGATAAAAAGGTAGTGACAATTGATGATCGTATTCCTGCTCTGAAAGAGAAGCGGAAGAAGAGGTCTAACCGACGCTTGATCATATATCTTTCCATCTTTTTTATTCTGATTTTAATGGTTATTTATTTTCAATCACCTTTAAGTCATGTAAGGAATATTCAGGTTGATGGGAATGTCCATGTAGACAAAGAAGAAATTATTAACGCAAGCGAAATTCAGGAAGGCATAAGTATATGGAATATAGATACGGGAAAAACAGCAGCTAAATTAAAAGAATTTACTGAGGTAGAAGATGCTGCAGTAAGCAGATCATTCCCCTCTACAATTCAAATTGATATAGACGAATATAAACGGATGGCTTATGTAGAAACCGGAGATCAGTACATCCCGATCTTGAAAAATGGAGAGGTCCTTCATGACAATACTACTTCTGTTCTTCCGGCAGACGCTCCGGTTCTGCAAAACTTTGAGGAAGAAAGACTGCTTAAAGCCTTTGCGCAAGAATTAAGTCAACTAGGCGAAGGGATATTAAACCGGATTTCAGAAGTGTCTTATGTACAAGAAGAAGACAGCGGTTCACTTGTTTTATATATGAATGATGGCATAGAAGTAGCCACCACCATCCATAATTTTGCAAGTTATATGTCTTCGTATCCTTCTGTGGCAAGAGAGATCAGCCCAAATACGCCAGGTGTGCTTCATATGAAAATGAGCCCTTATTTTGAAAGCACGGAGGAAGAAACAGATGAAACGGAAGAATCAGAAGGCATAGAAGAAACCGAAGCAGAAAGCGCTGGAGAGGAGGAAAATGTTGAAGAAGAGTGA
- the murB gene encoding UDP-N-acetylmuramate dehydrogenase, giving the protein MKEIINELEKENVGKVVGKEPLSKHTTWKIGGPADIFIEPDGIDGLVKTMEIINKNNLPWRAIGRGSNLLVDDDGVEGAVIKLGQNISHLEIEGETLRVGGGYSFIKLATIISKEGLSGLEFAGGIPGTVGGAVFMNAGAHGSDMSNILIEARVLFPDGRLEWVNNEDMNFSYRTSRLQKEKGICVEAKLQMKQGDKKSIVEEMQGHKSYRRETQPWNYPCAGSVFRNPLPDHAGALIEKAGLKGYQVGGAQISELHGNFIVNVNEAKAADVLAIIKHVQDTIRDRYQVDMNTEVELVKRQA; this is encoded by the coding sequence ATGAAAGAAATAATAAATGAATTAGAAAAGGAAAATGTCGGAAAAGTAGTGGGAAAAGAACCGCTTTCCAAACATACTACTTGGAAAATAGGCGGCCCAGCCGATATTTTTATCGAACCGGACGGCATAGATGGGCTTGTTAAAACGATGGAAATTATAAACAAAAATAATCTTCCGTGGAGAGCTATTGGCAGAGGATCGAACTTGCTTGTAGATGATGATGGAGTCGAAGGAGCAGTTATAAAACTGGGCCAAAATATTAGTCATTTGGAGATAGAAGGGGAAACTCTTCGTGTTGGCGGCGGGTACTCTTTTATTAAACTTGCTACTATTATTAGTAAAGAGGGTCTTTCGGGACTTGAATTTGCGGGTGGAATTCCTGGAACCGTTGGTGGTGCTGTCTTTATGAATGCTGGTGCTCATGGTTCAGATATGTCGAATATTTTAATAGAAGCGCGAGTGTTATTTCCTGACGGAAGATTAGAATGGGTAAATAACGAAGATATGAACTTTTCCTATCGCACCTCTCGGCTGCAAAAAGAGAAAGGAATTTGTGTTGAAGCTAAACTTCAAATGAAACAAGGCGATAAAAAGTCAATTGTAGAAGAAATGCAAGGCCATAAAAGTTATCGCCGTGAAACCCAGCCATGGAATTATCCCTGTGCAGGCAGTGTGTTTCGTAACCCGCTGCCAGATCATGCCGGCGCTTTAATAGAAAAAGCCGGCTTAAAAGGATACCAGGTTGGAGGTGCACAAATCTCAGAGCTTCACGGGAATTTTATTGTTAATGTGAATGAAGCCAAAGCAGCTGATGTGTTAGCGATTATAAAGCATGTACAAGACACCATTCGTGATCGGTATCAGGTAGATATGAATACAGAGGTGGAGCTCGTAAAAAGACAGGCGTAA